The following are encoded together in the Robertmurraya sp. FSL R5-0851 genome:
- the efp gene encoding elongation factor P translates to MISVNDFRTGLTIEVDGGLWRVMDFQHVKPGKGAAFVRSKLRNLRTGAVQEKTFRAGEKVAKAQIDNRKMQYLYANGEQHVFMDVESYDQIELPATAIDYELKFLKENMEVHIMMYQGETLGVELPNTVELEVVETEPGIKGDTASGGTKPAILETGLSVQVPFFINQGDRLIINTTESSYVSRA, encoded by the coding sequence ATGATTTCAGTAAACGATTTTCGTACAGGTTTAACAATTGAAGTAGATGGCGGCTTATGGCGTGTAATGGATTTCCAACACGTTAAGCCTGGTAAAGGTGCGGCTTTTGTTCGTTCAAAGCTTCGTAACCTGCGTACAGGAGCCGTTCAAGAGAAGACATTTCGTGCGGGTGAGAAGGTAGCGAAAGCGCAAATCGACAACCGTAAAATGCAATATTTATACGCAAACGGAGAGCAACATGTATTCATGGACGTGGAGTCATATGATCAAATCGAGCTTCCTGCAACAGCAATTGATTATGAACTAAAGTTTTTGAAAGAAAACATGGAAGTTCATATCATGATGTATCAAGGTGAAACACTAGGAGTGGAACTTCCTAATACGGTTGAGCTTGAAGTTGTTGAAACAGAGCCAGGAATCAAAGGTGACACAGCATCTGGTGGAACAAAACCTGCTATTTTAGAAACAGGTCTATCTGTTCAAGTACCTTTCTTTATTAACCAAGGTGATCGTCTAATCATTAACACAACAGAATCGTCATACGTTTCAAGAGCTTAA
- a CDS encoding M24 family metallopeptidase has translation MGKLNKLRAELEKLNVDGILITSSFNRRYMSNFTGSAGVVLISKDRAQFITDFRYVEQAEKQCVGFEIVKHNGTIPEEVAAQVKALGITRLGFEQEHVTYSSYQSYKEAVQSELVPLSGVIEKLRLIKTDAEIKILKEAAKIADAAFTHILGFIRPGVTELEVSNELEFFMRKRGATSSSFDIIVASGIRSALPHGVASEKVIEAGDFVTLDFGAYYKGYVSDITRTVSVGEPDAKLKEIYNIVLQAQLLGMEGIKPGMTGKEADALTRNHISSHGYGEYFGHSTGHGIGLEVHEGPALSVRSNLVLEEGMIVTVEPGIYIPGLGGVRIEDDTIITKDGNESLTYSTKELIIL, from the coding sequence ATGGGAAAATTAAATAAATTAAGAGCCGAGTTAGAAAAGCTAAATGTGGATGGCATTCTTATAACAAGTAGTTTTAATCGTCGCTATATGTCTAACTTCACTGGGTCAGCAGGTGTTGTTCTAATTAGTAAAGATCGTGCACAATTTATTACTGATTTTCGTTATGTCGAGCAAGCAGAAAAGCAATGTGTAGGCTTTGAAATAGTAAAGCATAACGGCACCATACCTGAGGAAGTAGCAGCACAAGTTAAAGCGTTGGGGATCACAAGACTAGGCTTTGAACAAGAACATGTTACATACTCTTCTTATCAATCCTATAAAGAAGCCGTCCAATCAGAACTAGTACCATTATCAGGCGTTATTGAAAAGTTGCGCTTGATAAAGACTGACGCAGAGATTAAGATATTAAAGGAAGCAGCAAAGATTGCAGATGCTGCGTTTACACATATTCTAGGCTTTATTCGTCCTGGCGTAACAGAGTTAGAGGTTTCGAATGAGCTTGAGTTCTTTATGAGAAAAAGAGGTGCAACTTCATCATCTTTTGATATAATTGTTGCTTCAGGAATTCGATCTGCACTACCTCATGGAGTGGCTAGTGAAAAAGTGATTGAAGCAGGTGATTTTGTAACACTTGACTTTGGGGCATATTATAAAGGCTATGTATCCGACATTACAAGAACCGTATCAGTTGGAGAACCTGATGCTAAGCTAAAGGAAATTTACAATATTGTTTTACAAGCGCAATTACTCGGGATGGAAGGAATCAAACCAGGAATGACGGGAAAAGAAGCCGACGCATTAACAAGAAATCATATTTCTTCGCATGGGTATGGTGAGTATTTTGGTCATTCAACGGGACATGGTATTGGTCTAGAGGTGCATGAAGGACCTGCACTATCAGTAAGATCAAATCTTGTTCTTGAAGAAGGAATGATTGTAACTGTTGAACCTGGTATATATATTCCAGGGCTTGGCGGTGTTCGTATTGAAGATGATACGATTATTACGAAGGATGGAAATGAATCCCTCACATACTCTACAAAAGAACTTATTATTCTTTAA
- a CDS encoding YqhR family membrane protein: protein MAEKKEKYEQEQHEKPLSFMAMVIITGFVGGMLWSGLAFIAWYFNFTEIHPRVILEPWAIGAWKKQWLGTLISIVLLGVISIGVAIMYYILLRRFRSIFISIGFGLALLALVLFVLNPIFPGIPPFRKMELNTLITTACFYVLYGTFIGYSISYEEHEMKKIKKANHEPQFSPD from the coding sequence ATGGCAGAAAAGAAGGAGAAATATGAGCAAGAACAGCATGAAAAACCATTATCATTTATGGCTATGGTCATTATCACAGGGTTTGTAGGAGGAATGCTGTGGAGTGGACTTGCATTTATTGCATGGTATTTTAACTTCACAGAGATTCATCCTAGGGTTATCCTAGAACCATGGGCGATCGGCGCATGGAAGAAACAATGGCTAGGTACATTGATTTCAATTGTTCTTCTCGGAGTTATCTCAATCGGGGTTGCCATTATGTATTACATATTACTCAGACGTTTTAGGAGTATATTTATTAGCATAGGCTTTGGACTTGCGTTATTGGCATTAGTATTGTTCGTGCTTAACCCAATCTTTCCTGGAATTCCTCCATTTAGAAAGATGGAGTTAAATACATTAATTACTACAGCTTGTTTTTATGTTTTATATGGAACGTTTATCGGCTATTCGATTTCCTATGAGGAACACGAAATGAAGAAAATAAAAAAAGCAAACCATGAGCCTCAGTTCTCTCCAGACTAG
- a CDS encoding SA1362 family protein codes for MKNRTSLIFIVCLVTLAAIGVVSRLMVNPSEFFKSIFVFAIVGVILYFLVRHFYKGSPDKKEQHAFRKAAKRSKKKYIQREGRKPSAKSGSITSLKKHANKSKSATHLTVIEGRKGKKKNRASF; via the coding sequence ATGAAAAATCGAACTTCGCTTATATTCATCGTTTGTTTAGTTACTTTAGCTGCTATCGGAGTAGTATCTAGGCTCATGGTCAATCCTAGTGAATTTTTTAAAAGTATTTTTGTGTTTGCAATTGTCGGAGTCATTCTGTACTTTTTGGTTCGACATTTTTATAAGGGAAGTCCCGACAAAAAAGAACAGCATGCGTTCCGCAAAGCTGCTAAGCGTTCAAAAAAGAAGTATATACAAAGGGAAGGTCGGAAACCTTCAGCCAAAAGTGGCTCTATCACTTCTTTAAAAAAGCATGCGAATAAATCTAAATCAGCCACACATTTAACGGTCATTGAAGGTCGAAAAGGTAAAAAGAAAAACCGAGCATCGTTTTAA
- a CDS encoding patatin-like phospholipase family protein, with translation MYIDGVFSGGGIKGIALVGAYEAIENRGFRFKRVAGTSAGSIIASLIAAGYTSKEVYELINELDLKTFLDTRPSYLPFRVAKWILLYWRLGIYKGQKLEEWLAEKLAQQGVRTFADLEPQALRVVASDLSNGRLIILPDDLPSYGINPNSFSVAKAIRMSCSLPYFFEPVKIKHGHTTSTVVDGGVLSNFPMWLFDGENVKKVRPVLGIKLSHSIQDRPIKPITNAIKLYEALFETMKDAHDSRYISRKHEKNIIFIPTEGVLTTEFELTEEKKQILFDFGKERASQFFSKWSY, from the coding sequence ATGTATATTGACGGCGTTTTTTCTGGGGGAGGCATTAAGGGAATAGCCTTAGTTGGTGCCTATGAAGCAATAGAGAATAGAGGATTCCGATTTAAACGAGTGGCAGGAACGAGTGCAGGTTCCATTATTGCGTCGTTAATTGCTGCAGGTTATACGAGCAAAGAGGTATATGAGCTTATAAATGAATTGGATTTAAAAACGTTTTTAGATACTCGTCCGTCGTATTTACCCTTTCGTGTGGCTAAATGGATTTTACTTTATTGGAGGCTTGGTATATATAAGGGCCAGAAACTTGAAGAGTGGCTTGCTGAAAAGCTTGCGCAACAAGGTGTTCGAACATTTGCCGACCTAGAGCCTCAAGCTTTAAGAGTTGTCGCTTCTGATTTATCAAATGGGAGATTAATTATCCTCCCAGATGATTTACCGTCCTATGGAATTAATCCGAATTCATTTTCAGTTGCAAAGGCGATTCGTATGAGCTGCAGCTTACCGTATTTCTTTGAACCCGTTAAGATAAAGCATGGACATACGACAAGCACCGTTGTTGATGGTGGAGTACTAAGTAATTTCCCTATGTGGCTATTTGATGGTGAGAATGTAAAGAAGGTCAGACCAGTATTAGGAATTAAACTGTCTCATAGTATTCAGGATCGACCGATTAAACCAATCACTAATGCAATTAAACTATACGAGGCGCTGTTTGAGACTATGAAGGATGCTCATGACTCAAGATATATCTCGAGGAAGCATGAAAAAAATATCATCTTTATCCCAACGGAAGGGGTATTAACAACGGAGTTTGAATTGACCGAGGAAAAAAAGCAAATCCTTTTCGATTTTGGGAAGGAAAGAGCATCCCAATTCTTTTCAAAATGGAGTTACTAA
- the splB gene encoding spore photoproduct lyase, whose product MKPFVPQLVYIEPGALEYELGKELKQKFENMGLEIRETTSHNQIRGIPGDNELQQYRNAKSTLVVGVRRTLKFDTSKPSAEYAIPLATGCMGHCHYCYLQTTLGSKPYIRTYVNLEDIFNQAQKYMDERAPEITRFEAACTSDIVGLDHLTHSLKKTIEFIGQTEYGQLRFVTKYHHVDHLLDAKHNGKTRFRFSVNSRYVIKNFEPGTSTFDERLEAAKKVANAGYPLGFIVAPIYLHDDWKEGYRELFERLSQSLQGIELPDLTFELIQHRFTKPAKKVIEKRYPKTKLEMDEEKRKYKWGRYGIGKYVYQTDEAADMEQTIRGYVKEYFPNAEVSYFT is encoded by the coding sequence ATGAAGCCGTTCGTACCACAGCTTGTATATATAGAACCAGGTGCACTAGAGTATGAGCTCGGTAAAGAATTGAAACAAAAGTTTGAAAATATGGGCCTTGAAATACGAGAAACGACTTCACATAACCAAATTCGTGGAATTCCTGGAGATAATGAGCTTCAGCAATACCGGAATGCAAAGTCGACTTTAGTTGTAGGTGTGAGAAGGACATTAAAGTTTGATACATCTAAGCCGTCAGCTGAATACGCCATTCCTTTAGCAACAGGATGCATGGGGCATTGTCATTACTGTTATTTACAAACCACATTAGGAAGTAAGCCATATATTCGCACATACGTAAATCTCGAGGATATTTTTAATCAAGCGCAAAAATATATGGATGAACGAGCACCTGAGATCACTCGATTCGAAGCCGCTTGTACCTCAGACATTGTAGGTTTAGATCATTTAACACATTCCCTAAAGAAAACGATCGAGTTTATCGGTCAAACAGAATATGGTCAACTTCGCTTTGTAACGAAATATCATCATGTCGACCATCTGCTTGATGCGAAACATAATGGGAAAACCCGTTTCCGTTTTAGTGTAAATTCGCGTTATGTAATAAAAAATTTCGAACCGGGCACATCAACCTTTGATGAACGCCTTGAAGCCGCTAAGAAGGTCGCGAACGCGGGATATCCACTTGGCTTTATCGTTGCACCTATTTACCTTCATGACGACTGGAAGGAAGGGTATCGTGAGTTATTTGAACGTCTGAGTCAGTCGTTACAAGGCATTGAGTTACCTGACTTAACCTTTGAATTAATTCAGCATCGTTTTACAAAGCCAGCCAAAAAGGTAATTGAAAAGCGCTATCCGAAAACAAAGCTCGAGATGGATGAAGAAAAAAGAAAATACAAATGGGGACGTTACGGAATAGGAAAGTACGTATATCAAACCGATGAAGCTGCCGATATGGAGCAAACGATCCGTGGGTATGTAAAAGAGTATTTTCCTAACGCAGAGGTCAGTTACTTTACGTAA
- a CDS encoding HNH endonuclease: protein MNPTREQLYQKYITENQTVSKIAVDTGLKRTTIRGLLRRYGIRKRSLKLGDEIYDDKEWLYHEYMIKKKGYSVIANELNVSYTTILDRLLYFGFPVRGHNEIDKGAGRRGRTHSEFSKIKIRKSRIKKRSTIQCTNCSQDFERQLSSIARSNKHFCSCKCYAQYQKENRIQTEDITDSAQYKEWRKQVYIRDVYRCRMPGCNSNSKDIAAHHIYPKKKYPEKQFEINNGITLCRSCHETTYGKEEQFVDALVRVVQMMND, encoded by the coding sequence ATGAATCCTACTAGGGAACAACTTTATCAAAAGTATATAACTGAAAACCAAACTGTTTCTAAGATTGCTGTTGACACAGGATTGAAAAGAACAACAATCAGAGGATTGCTTAGGAGATATGGAATTAGGAAGAGGAGTTTAAAGCTTGGGGACGAAATCTATGATGATAAAGAATGGTTATACCACGAGTATATGATTAAAAAGAAAGGGTATTCGGTAATAGCAAATGAGTTAAATGTTAGCTATACTACTATACTCGATCGTTTGTTGTATTTTGGATTTCCAGTTAGAGGGCACAATGAAATTGATAAAGGTGCTGGAAGACGTGGTAGGACTCATTCTGAATTTTCTAAGATAAAAATTAGGAAATCGAGGATAAAAAAGAGATCAACAATCCAATGTACTAATTGTTCCCAAGATTTTGAAAGACAGTTATCTTCTATTGCTAGAAGTAACAAACATTTTTGTTCTTGTAAATGTTATGCCCAATATCAAAAAGAAAATAGAATTCAGACAGAAGATATTACCGATTCTGCTCAATACAAAGAGTGGAGAAAACAGGTCTACATTAGAGATGTGTATCGGTGTAGAATGCCAGGGTGTAATTCTAATTCTAAAGATATTGCAGCACATCATATCTATCCTAAAAAGAAATATCCTGAGAAACAGTTTGAAATAAATAATGGCATAACTCTATGTAGAAGTTGCCATGAAACTACTTATGGTAAAGAAGAGCAATTTGTTGATGCCTTAGTCCGCGTCGTTCAGATGATGAACGACTAG
- a CDS encoding lipoate--protein ligase family protein, translated as MNKEIWGFIDSGEGSPSFNMALDEALLDWHSKGEIPPIIRFYGWNPATLSIGYFQKVEKEIDLEKVKEHHLGFVRRPTGGRGVLHDQELTYSVIVTEEHPDMPKTVTEAYRVISEGILKGFQLLGLDAYFAVPKTAEERDSLKNPRSAVCFDAPSWYELVVEGRKVAGSAQTRQKGVILQHGSILLDIDEDKLFSLFKYPNERVKERMQKAFSNKAVAINDISSRKIEVEEAKRAFKEGFEQGLNIELKPFVLSAEQLDYVHKLARERYESDEWNFKR; from the coding sequence ATGAACAAAGAAATATGGGGTTTCATTGATTCAGGAGAAGGATCTCCTTCTTTTAATATGGCATTGGATGAAGCATTACTTGATTGGCATAGTAAAGGTGAGATTCCGCCAATTATACGTTTTTATGGCTGGAATCCGGCTACTCTTTCTATAGGATATTTCCAAAAGGTTGAGAAGGAAATAGATCTTGAAAAGGTAAAAGAACATCACCTCGGTTTCGTGCGTAGACCAACAGGTGGAAGAGGGGTACTTCATGACCAAGAGTTAACGTATAGTGTTATTGTGACAGAAGAACATCCCGATATGCCTAAAACGGTAACAGAAGCATACCGAGTGATTTCTGAAGGAATATTAAAAGGTTTTCAGTTACTAGGGTTAGATGCTTACTTTGCGGTTCCTAAAACAGCTGAGGAAAGAGATTCTCTAAAAAATCCTCGTTCAGCCGTTTGCTTTGATGCACCCAGCTGGTATGAGCTCGTTGTAGAGGGAAGAAAAGTGGCAGGAAGTGCGCAAACAAGACAAAAAGGTGTTATTTTGCAGCATGGTTCCATCCTACTAGATATAGATGAGGATAAGCTGTTTAGTCTTTTTAAATACCCAAACGAAAGAGTAAAAGAACGAATGCAGAAAGCCTTTAGTAACAAGGCTGTGGCCATTAATGACATTAGTTCAAGAAAAATAGAGGTAGAGGAAGCCAAACGTGCTTTTAAAGAGGGATTCGAGCAAGGGCTAAACATAGAGCTGAAACCATTTGTATTATCTGCAGAGCAGCTAGATTATGTTCATAAACTAGCGCGCGAACGTTATGAAAGTGATGAGTGGAATTTCAAAAGATAA
- a CDS encoding rhodanese-like domain-containing protein, which produces MDTLYFILILVVAIIAYSVITWLYQRKIVKTLNEQQFREGYRKAQLIDVREPNEYEAGHILGARNIPLSQFKMRMKEIRPDKPVYLYCQSGMRSGRAAQTLYRKGYKDLSHLEGGFKKWSGKIKVK; this is translated from the coding sequence ATGGATACTCTTTATTTTATCCTTATACTAGTAGTTGCCATTATCGCTTACTCTGTGATTACTTGGCTATACCAACGTAAAATTGTAAAAACACTGAATGAACAACAATTCCGTGAAGGCTATCGAAAAGCTCAACTAATTGATGTGCGTGAACCGAACGAGTATGAAGCGGGACATATCTTGGGAGCTAGAAACATTCCTCTTTCGCAGTTTAAAATGCGTATGAAAGAGATTCGTCCTGACAAACCGGTTTATCTATATTGCCAAAGTGGGATGAGAAGTGGCCGTGCTGCACAAACACTTTATCGTAAAGGCTATAAGGATCTTTCTCACCTTGAAGGCGGATTCAAAAAATGGTCTGGAAAAATTAAAGTGAAGTAA
- the gcvPB gene encoding aminomethyl-transferring glycine dehydrogenase subunit GcvPB — protein MHKEDQALIFELSTSGRVGYSLPEMDIPEVNLDDLIPAEYLRAEEPNLPEVSELDIMRHYTALSKRNHGVDSGFYPLGSCTMKYNPKINENVARIAGFAHIHPLQDESSVQGALELMYDLQEHLIEITGMDEVTLQPAAGAHGEWTGLMLIRAFHEANGDTKRTKVIVPDSAHGTNPASATVAGFETITVKSDENGLVDLNDLRSVVGEDTAALMLTNPNTLGLFEENILEMAQIVHEAGGKLYYDGANLNAVLSKARPGDMGFDVVHLNLHKTFTGPHGGGGPGSGPVGVKKDLIAYLPKPVVTKKDGEFVLDYDRPQSIGRVKPYYGNFGINVRAYTYIRTMGPDGLKAVTEYAVLNANYMMRRLEPYFDLPFDRHCKHEFVLSGRRQKKLGVRTLDIAKRLLDFGYHPPTIYFPLNVEECIMIEPTETESKETLDAFIEAMIQIAKEAEENPEIVQEAPHTTVVGRLDETTAARKPILRYQA, from the coding sequence ATGCATAAGGAAGACCAAGCGCTCATTTTTGAATTAAGTACCTCTGGCCGAGTAGGGTATAGTCTCCCGGAGATGGATATCCCTGAGGTAAACTTAGATGATTTGATTCCAGCTGAATATTTGCGAGCTGAAGAACCAAATTTACCTGAGGTTTCTGAGCTTGATATCATGCGTCATTACACCGCTCTTTCAAAAAGAAATCATGGAGTGGACTCTGGTTTTTATCCTCTTGGATCTTGTACGATGAAATACAATCCAAAGATCAACGAAAACGTCGCTCGTATCGCTGGCTTTGCTCATATTCACCCACTTCAAGATGAGAGCTCTGTTCAAGGTGCATTGGAGCTTATGTACGATCTTCAGGAGCATCTAATTGAAATTACGGGTATGGATGAAGTTACATTACAGCCTGCTGCAGGAGCACATGGTGAGTGGACGGGACTTATGCTCATTCGTGCCTTCCATGAAGCAAACGGGGACACGAAAAGAACAAAGGTGATTGTACCTGACTCCGCTCATGGAACAAATCCAGCTTCAGCAACCGTCGCAGGTTTTGAAACCATCACTGTAAAATCTGATGAAAATGGATTAGTGGATTTAAATGACCTAAGAAGTGTTGTTGGAGAAGACACTGCTGCCTTGATGCTAACCAATCCAAATACTCTAGGTTTATTTGAAGAAAATATCCTTGAAATGGCGCAGATTGTTCACGAAGCTGGCGGAAAGCTTTATTATGATGGAGCAAACTTAAATGCTGTCCTTTCTAAAGCTAGACCAGGAGATATGGGCTTTGATGTGGTTCATTTAAATCTTCATAAAACATTCACTGGTCCACATGGCGGTGGAGGTCCTGGGTCGGGTCCTGTTGGGGTGAAGAAAGATTTAATAGCATACTTACCAAAGCCAGTCGTTACAAAGAAGGATGGAGAATTTGTGTTAGATTACGATCGTCCACAGTCGATTGGGCGAGTAAAACCGTACTATGGTAACTTTGGGATTAATGTAAGAGCGTATACGTATATTCGTACAATGGGTCCTGATGGATTAAAAGCAGTGACGGAATACGCGGTATTAAATGCGAATTATATGATGAGACGTCTTGAACCATATTTTGATTTACCGTTTGATAGACATTGTAAACATGAGTTCGTACTAAGTGGTAGGAGACAAAAGAAACTTGGTGTTCGTACGCTAGATATCGCGAAGCGCCTGTTGGACTTCGGATATCACCCACCAACTATTTACTTCCCACTAAATGTAGAGGAATGCATCATGATTGAACCAACAGAGACAGAGTCGAAGGAAACTCTAGATGCATTTATCGAAGCAATGATTCAAATTGCAAAGGAAGCAGAAGAGAACCCTGAAATCGTTCAAGAAGCCCCACACACAACTGTGGTTGGAAGATTGGATGAAACGACAGCTGCGAGAAAGCCAATTTTAAGGTATCAAGCATAA